One stretch of Arachis hypogaea cultivar Tifrunner chromosome 20, arahy.Tifrunner.gnm2.J5K5, whole genome shotgun sequence DNA includes these proteins:
- the LOC112785219 gene encoding uncharacterized protein isoform X4 encodes MFPRLSKCFSFTASRDWLYRQSFSVAGLRAVVSDLGDGTVMHCWVPKIHDTSKPSLVLIHGFGANAMWQYGDHLRNFVAHFNVYVPDLLFFGDSFTSRPERTESFQAVCLRKLMEFHGVHRMSLVGISYGGFVAYSLAAQFPEKVEKLALCCTGVCLEEIDMKNGLFKVSDLDEAASILMPQTPEKLRELMRLSFVRPARGVPTWFLADFIQVMCTRCIDEKRELLEAILKGRKLSNLPKIQQNTLIIWGEQDQIFPLELGHRLQRHIGESAHIVVIKNAGHAVNLEKSKEFARHLKSFLVGPKACSSSPSLSFSFRWTNPEGHS; translated from the exons ATGTTTCCCAGGCTTTCAAAATGCTTCAGCTTCACCGCTTCCAGAGACTGGTTGTACCGCCAGTCGTTCTCCGTGGCGGGCCTCCGCGCCGTGGTATCAGACTTGGGCGACGGAACCGTCATGCATTGCTGGGTGCCGAAGATCCATGACACAAGCAAACCCAGCCTGGTCCTGATCCACGGTTTTGGCGCGAACGCAATGTGGCAATACGGCGACCACCTTCGGAACTTCGTGGCACACTTCAACGTTTACGTGCCTGACCTTCTCTTCTTCGGCGATTCCTTCACGTCACGACCTGAGAGGACGGAGTCCTTTCAGGCCGTGTGCTTGAGGAAGCTGATGGAGTTTCATGGTGTCCACAGGATGAGCTTGGTTGGGATCAGCTATGGTGGCTTTGTGGCGTATAGTTTGGCTGCACAGTTCCCTGAGAAAGTGGAGAAGTTGGCGCTTTGTTGCACGGGTGTTTGCTTGGAGGAGATTGACATGAAAAATGGGTTGTTTAAGGTTTCTGATTTGGATGAAGCTGCAAGCATTTTGATGCCTCAGACTCCCGAGAAGCTCAGGGAGTTGATGCGGCTATCTTTTGTTAGGCCTGCTAGGGGCGTCCCTACTTGGTTCCTTGCAGATTTCATTCAG GTGATGTGTACACGTTGCATTGATGAGAAGAGAGAATTACTTGAGGCAATACTCAAAGGTCGAAAACTTTCTAATCTTCCCAAGATCCAACAG AACACGCTAATCATATGGGGGGAGCAAGATCAGATATTCCCTCTTGAGTTAGGACACAGATTACAAAG GCATATAGGGGAAAGTGCTCATATTGTGGTGATCAAGAATGCAGGGCATGCAGTGAACCTAGAGAAGTCTAAAGAGTTTGCCAGGCACTTGAAATCTTTCCTCGTTGGTCCCAAGGCATGTTCGTCCTCCCCCtcacttagttttagttttagatggaCAAATCCAGAAGGACATTCTTGA
- the LOC112785219 gene encoding uncharacterized protein isoform X2: MFPRLSKCFSFTASRDWLYRQSFSVAGLRAVVSDLGDGTVMHCWVPKIHDTSKPSLVLIHGFGANAMWQYGDHLRNFVAHFNVYVPDLLFFGDSFTSRPERTESFQAVCLRKLMEFHGVHRMSLVGISYGGFVAYSLAAQFPEKVEKLALCCTGVCLEEIDMKNGLFKVSDLDEAASILMPQTPEKLRELMRLSFVRPARGVPTWFLADFIQVMCTRCIDEKRELLEAILKGRKLSNLPKIQQVFIQFTYSLNFLNIYMILWYWMEQNTLIIWGEQDQIFPLELGHRLQRHIGESAHIVVIKNAGHAVNLEKSKEFARHLKSFLVGPKACSSSPSLSFSFRWTNPEGHS; encoded by the exons ATGTTTCCCAGGCTTTCAAAATGCTTCAGCTTCACCGCTTCCAGAGACTGGTTGTACCGCCAGTCGTTCTCCGTGGCGGGCCTCCGCGCCGTGGTATCAGACTTGGGCGACGGAACCGTCATGCATTGCTGGGTGCCGAAGATCCATGACACAAGCAAACCCAGCCTGGTCCTGATCCACGGTTTTGGCGCGAACGCAATGTGGCAATACGGCGACCACCTTCGGAACTTCGTGGCACACTTCAACGTTTACGTGCCTGACCTTCTCTTCTTCGGCGATTCCTTCACGTCACGACCTGAGAGGACGGAGTCCTTTCAGGCCGTGTGCTTGAGGAAGCTGATGGAGTTTCATGGTGTCCACAGGATGAGCTTGGTTGGGATCAGCTATGGTGGCTTTGTGGCGTATAGTTTGGCTGCACAGTTCCCTGAGAAAGTGGAGAAGTTGGCGCTTTGTTGCACGGGTGTTTGCTTGGAGGAGATTGACATGAAAAATGGGTTGTTTAAGGTTTCTGATTTGGATGAAGCTGCAAGCATTTTGATGCCTCAGACTCCCGAGAAGCTCAGGGAGTTGATGCGGCTATCTTTTGTTAGGCCTGCTAGGGGCGTCCCTACTTGGTTCCTTGCAGATTTCATTCAG GTGATGTGTACACGTTGCATTGATGAGAAGAGAGAATTACTTGAGGCAATACTCAAAGGTCGAAAACTTTCTAATCTTCCCAAGATCCAACAGGTATTTATCCAATTCACCTattctttgaattttttgaacATTTACATGATTCTCTGGTATTGGATGGAGCAGAACACGCTAATCATATGGGGGGAGCAAGATCAGATATTCCCTCTTGAGTTAGGACACAGATTACAAAG GCATATAGGGGAAAGTGCTCATATTGTGGTGATCAAGAATGCAGGGCATGCAGTGAACCTAGAGAAGTCTAAAGAGTTTGCCAGGCACTTGAAATCTTTCCTCGTTGGTCCCAAGGCATGTTCGTCCTCCCCCtcacttagttttagttttagatggaCAAATCCAGAAGGACATTCTTGA
- the LOC112785219 gene encoding uncharacterized protein isoform X3, whose translation MFPRLSKCFSFTASRDWLYRQSFSVAGLRAVVSDLGDGTVMHCWVPKIHDTSKPSLVLIHGFGANAMWQYGDHLRNFVAHFNVYVPDLLFFGDSFTSRPERTESFQAVCLRKLMEFHGVHRMSLVGISYGGFVAYSLAAQFPEKVEKLALCCTGVCLEEIDMKNGLFKVSDLDEAASILMPQTPEKLRELMRLSFVRPARGVPTWFLADFIQQVMCTRCIDEKRELLEAILKGRKLSNLPKIQQNTLIIWGEQDQIFPLELGHRLQRHIGESAHIVVIKNAGHAVNLEKSKEFARHLKSFLVGPKACSSSPSLSFSFRWTNPEGHS comes from the exons ATGTTTCCCAGGCTTTCAAAATGCTTCAGCTTCACCGCTTCCAGAGACTGGTTGTACCGCCAGTCGTTCTCCGTGGCGGGCCTCCGCGCCGTGGTATCAGACTTGGGCGACGGAACCGTCATGCATTGCTGGGTGCCGAAGATCCATGACACAAGCAAACCCAGCCTGGTCCTGATCCACGGTTTTGGCGCGAACGCAATGTGGCAATACGGCGACCACCTTCGGAACTTCGTGGCACACTTCAACGTTTACGTGCCTGACCTTCTCTTCTTCGGCGATTCCTTCACGTCACGACCTGAGAGGACGGAGTCCTTTCAGGCCGTGTGCTTGAGGAAGCTGATGGAGTTTCATGGTGTCCACAGGATGAGCTTGGTTGGGATCAGCTATGGTGGCTTTGTGGCGTATAGTTTGGCTGCACAGTTCCCTGAGAAAGTGGAGAAGTTGGCGCTTTGTTGCACGGGTGTTTGCTTGGAGGAGATTGACATGAAAAATGGGTTGTTTAAGGTTTCTGATTTGGATGAAGCTGCAAGCATTTTGATGCCTCAGACTCCCGAGAAGCTCAGGGAGTTGATGCGGCTATCTTTTGTTAGGCCTGCTAGGGGCGTCCCTACTTGGTTCCTTGCAGATTTCATTCAG CAGGTGATGTGTACACGTTGCATTGATGAGAAGAGAGAATTACTTGAGGCAATACTCAAAGGTCGAAAACTTTCTAATCTTCCCAAGATCCAACAG AACACGCTAATCATATGGGGGGAGCAAGATCAGATATTCCCTCTTGAGTTAGGACACAGATTACAAAG GCATATAGGGGAAAGTGCTCATATTGTGGTGATCAAGAATGCAGGGCATGCAGTGAACCTAGAGAAGTCTAAAGAGTTTGCCAGGCACTTGAAATCTTTCCTCGTTGGTCCCAAGGCATGTTCGTCCTCCCCCtcacttagttttagttttagatggaCAAATCCAGAAGGACATTCTTGA
- the LOC112785219 gene encoding uncharacterized protein isoform X1 produces MFPRLSKCFSFTASRDWLYRQSFSVAGLRAVVSDLGDGTVMHCWVPKIHDTSKPSLVLIHGFGANAMWQYGDHLRNFVAHFNVYVPDLLFFGDSFTSRPERTESFQAVCLRKLMEFHGVHRMSLVGISYGGFVAYSLAAQFPEKVEKLALCCTGVCLEEIDMKNGLFKVSDLDEAASILMPQTPEKLRELMRLSFVRPARGVPTWFLADFIQQVMCTRCIDEKRELLEAILKGRKLSNLPKIQQVFIQFTYSLNFLNIYMILWYWMEQNTLIIWGEQDQIFPLELGHRLQRHIGESAHIVVIKNAGHAVNLEKSKEFARHLKSFLVGPKACSSSPSLSFSFRWTNPEGHS; encoded by the exons ATGTTTCCCAGGCTTTCAAAATGCTTCAGCTTCACCGCTTCCAGAGACTGGTTGTACCGCCAGTCGTTCTCCGTGGCGGGCCTCCGCGCCGTGGTATCAGACTTGGGCGACGGAACCGTCATGCATTGCTGGGTGCCGAAGATCCATGACACAAGCAAACCCAGCCTGGTCCTGATCCACGGTTTTGGCGCGAACGCAATGTGGCAATACGGCGACCACCTTCGGAACTTCGTGGCACACTTCAACGTTTACGTGCCTGACCTTCTCTTCTTCGGCGATTCCTTCACGTCACGACCTGAGAGGACGGAGTCCTTTCAGGCCGTGTGCTTGAGGAAGCTGATGGAGTTTCATGGTGTCCACAGGATGAGCTTGGTTGGGATCAGCTATGGTGGCTTTGTGGCGTATAGTTTGGCTGCACAGTTCCCTGAGAAAGTGGAGAAGTTGGCGCTTTGTTGCACGGGTGTTTGCTTGGAGGAGATTGACATGAAAAATGGGTTGTTTAAGGTTTCTGATTTGGATGAAGCTGCAAGCATTTTGATGCCTCAGACTCCCGAGAAGCTCAGGGAGTTGATGCGGCTATCTTTTGTTAGGCCTGCTAGGGGCGTCCCTACTTGGTTCCTTGCAGATTTCATTCAG CAGGTGATGTGTACACGTTGCATTGATGAGAAGAGAGAATTACTTGAGGCAATACTCAAAGGTCGAAAACTTTCTAATCTTCCCAAGATCCAACAGGTATTTATCCAATTCACCTattctttgaattttttgaacATTTACATGATTCTCTGGTATTGGATGGAGCAGAACACGCTAATCATATGGGGGGAGCAAGATCAGATATTCCCTCTTGAGTTAGGACACAGATTACAAAG GCATATAGGGGAAAGTGCTCATATTGTGGTGATCAAGAATGCAGGGCATGCAGTGAACCTAGAGAAGTCTAAAGAGTTTGCCAGGCACTTGAAATCTTTCCTCGTTGGTCCCAAGGCATGTTCGTCCTCCCCCtcacttagttttagttttagatggaCAAATCCAGAAGGACATTCTTGA
- the LOC112783088 gene encoding outer envelope protein 64, mitochondrial isoform X2, translating to MSKALNLLKRNASNPKLWLLLGLGLTTAVLLVTETRRRRRRRRIPISPDKELYGAFMQRFELLPFPGARNQMLCGLTFAVKDIFHVKGNVTGFGNPDWKKTHPQAEITALVVTALLSNGATCVGNTLMDEFSFGISGQNHHYGTPINPRTPSCIPGGSSSGSAVAVAAGLVDFAIGTDTTGCVRIPAAFCGILGFRPSHGAVTTIGVLPNAQSLDTIGWFARDPSVLSLVGRVLLQSNSVETKRIRQISFADDLFQLSKVHNLKTVSVIGKAIETLTGYPSPRHMNICQYIASKVPNLKGFCEQLAHQQDGTSILKALSTVMLSLQGYEFKTNHEEWIKHAKPRLGCYASDRVTAAIKTTNDNIKALYRVRTEMRAAFQCLLKDDGILVIPTVADNPLKLNTEKEISSEFHERAFALSSIASISGCCQVAIPLGHHNDCCVSVSFMSSHGTDKFLLDTVCDMYKTLQEQVSVAYSPLPPPDTNGNFEIYDLLENV from the exons ATGTCCAAAGCCCTCAATCTTCTAAAGCGCAATGCTTCCAACCCCAAACTCTGGCTTCTCCTCGGCCTTGGCCTCACCACCGCCGTCCTTCTTGTCACCGAGACTCGCCGTAGACGGCGGAGGCGGAGGATTCCCATCTCCCCCGATAAGGAGTTGTACGGTGCCTTTATGCAGCGTTTTGAGCTTCTTCCTTTCCCTGGCGCGCGCAACCAAATGCTATGTGGCCTAACCTTTGCAGTGAAGGACAT ATTTCATGTGAAGGGGAACGTGACGGGGTTTGGGAACCCTGATTGGAAGAAGACGCACCCTCAAGCTGAGATTACCGCCCTTGTTGTCACCGCTCTGCTCAGCAACGGTGCCACTTGTGTTGGCAACACTCTTATGGACGAATTCTCTTTCGG GATTTCCGGTCAGAACCACCATTATGGAACCCCCATCAATCCTCGCACGCCGTCTTGCATTCCCGGAGGTTCTTCCAGTGGCTCTGCCGTGGCCGTTGCTGCCGGCCTAGTTGACTTTGCTATTG GTACTGATACTACAGGATGTGTCAGAATTCCAGCAGCATTTTGTGGCATTCTTGGGTTTCGACCATCTCATGGAGCTGTAACAACCATTGGAGTTCTTCCAAATGCACAAAGTCTAGATACTATTG GATGGTTTGCTCGAGATCCATCTGTCCTATCTCTTGTTGGACGTGTTTTACTTCAATCCAATTCAGTAGAGACCAAAAGGATAAGGCAGATTTCGTTTGCTGATGATCTTTTTCAGTTATCTAAAGTTCATAATCTGAAGACAGTATCTGTTATCGGCAAAGCTATTGAGACTTTGACTGGTT ATCCGTCTCCAAGACATATGAATATTTGCCAGTATATTGCTTCTAAAGTTCCCAATCTAAAGGGTTTCTGTGAGCAATTAGCTCATCAACAAGATGGAACATCAATTTTGAAAGCTCTCTCTACAGTAATGTTATCATTACAAGG ATATGAATTCAAAACCAATCATGAAGAATGGATTAAACATGCAAAACCCAGGTTAGGGTGTTATGCATCTGATCGTGTTACTGCGGCCATCAAAACTACAAATGATAATATAAAAGCCTTGTACAGAGTAAGGACAGAGATGCGAGCTGCTTTTCAGTGTCTTCTAAAG GATGATGGAATACTAGTTATTCCCACTGTTGCAGACAACCCATTAAAGCTTAATACAGAGAAAGAGATTTCTTCCGAGTTCCATGAAAGAGCTTTTGCATTATCCAGCATTGCTAGCATCTCTGGTTGTTGTCAG GTTGCAATTCCATTAGGACATCATAATGATTGTTGTGTCTCCGTGTCATTCATGTCATCACATGGAACTGATAAATTTCTACTTGATACTGTCTGTGACATGTATAAAACTCTTCAAGAGCAAGTTAGTGTCGCTTACTCTCCTTTGCCACCACCAGATACTAAtggtaattttgaaatttatgaccTTTTGGAGAACGTTTAG
- the LOC112783088 gene encoding outer envelope protein 64, mitochondrial isoform X1, whose protein sequence is MSKALNLLKRNASNPKLWLLLGLGLTTAVLLVTETRRRRRRRRIPISPDKELYGAFMQRFELLPFPGARNQMLCGLTFAVKDIFHVKGNVTGFGNPDWKKTHPQAEITALVVTALLSNGATCVGNTLMDEFSFGISGQNHHYGTPINPRTPSCIPGGSSSGSAVAVAAGLVDFAIAAVFVSVGTDTTGCVRIPAAFCGILGFRPSHGAVTTIGVLPNAQSLDTIGWFARDPSVLSLVGRVLLQSNSVETKRIRQISFADDLFQLSKVHNLKTVSVIGKAIETLTGYPSPRHMNICQYIASKVPNLKGFCEQLAHQQDGTSILKALSTVMLSLQGYEFKTNHEEWIKHAKPRLGCYASDRVTAAIKTTNDNIKALYRVRTEMRAAFQCLLKDDGILVIPTVADNPLKLNTEKEISSEFHERAFALSSIASISGCCQVAIPLGHHNDCCVSVSFMSSHGTDKFLLDTVCDMYKTLQEQVSVAYSPLPPPDTNGNFEIYDLLENV, encoded by the exons ATGTCCAAAGCCCTCAATCTTCTAAAGCGCAATGCTTCCAACCCCAAACTCTGGCTTCTCCTCGGCCTTGGCCTCACCACCGCCGTCCTTCTTGTCACCGAGACTCGCCGTAGACGGCGGAGGCGGAGGATTCCCATCTCCCCCGATAAGGAGTTGTACGGTGCCTTTATGCAGCGTTTTGAGCTTCTTCCTTTCCCTGGCGCGCGCAACCAAATGCTATGTGGCCTAACCTTTGCAGTGAAGGACAT ATTTCATGTGAAGGGGAACGTGACGGGGTTTGGGAACCCTGATTGGAAGAAGACGCACCCTCAAGCTGAGATTACCGCCCTTGTTGTCACCGCTCTGCTCAGCAACGGTGCCACTTGTGTTGGCAACACTCTTATGGACGAATTCTCTTTCGG GATTTCCGGTCAGAACCACCATTATGGAACCCCCATCAATCCTCGCACGCCGTCTTGCATTCCCGGAGGTTCTTCCAGTGGCTCTGCCGTGGCCGTTGCTGCCGGCCTAGTTGACTTTGCTATTG CTGCTGTATTTGTTTCTGTAGGTACTGATACTACAGGATGTGTCAGAATTCCAGCAGCATTTTGTGGCATTCTTGGGTTTCGACCATCTCATGGAGCTGTAACAACCATTGGAGTTCTTCCAAATGCACAAAGTCTAGATACTATTG GATGGTTTGCTCGAGATCCATCTGTCCTATCTCTTGTTGGACGTGTTTTACTTCAATCCAATTCAGTAGAGACCAAAAGGATAAGGCAGATTTCGTTTGCTGATGATCTTTTTCAGTTATCTAAAGTTCATAATCTGAAGACAGTATCTGTTATCGGCAAAGCTATTGAGACTTTGACTGGTT ATCCGTCTCCAAGACATATGAATATTTGCCAGTATATTGCTTCTAAAGTTCCCAATCTAAAGGGTTTCTGTGAGCAATTAGCTCATCAACAAGATGGAACATCAATTTTGAAAGCTCTCTCTACAGTAATGTTATCATTACAAGG ATATGAATTCAAAACCAATCATGAAGAATGGATTAAACATGCAAAACCCAGGTTAGGGTGTTATGCATCTGATCGTGTTACTGCGGCCATCAAAACTACAAATGATAATATAAAAGCCTTGTACAGAGTAAGGACAGAGATGCGAGCTGCTTTTCAGTGTCTTCTAAAG GATGATGGAATACTAGTTATTCCCACTGTTGCAGACAACCCATTAAAGCTTAATACAGAGAAAGAGATTTCTTCCGAGTTCCATGAAAGAGCTTTTGCATTATCCAGCATTGCTAGCATCTCTGGTTGTTGTCAG GTTGCAATTCCATTAGGACATCATAATGATTGTTGTGTCTCCGTGTCATTCATGTCATCACATGGAACTGATAAATTTCTACTTGATACTGTCTGTGACATGTATAAAACTCTTCAAGAGCAAGTTAGTGTCGCTTACTCTCCTTTGCCACCACCAGATACTAAtggtaattttgaaatttatgaccTTTTGGAGAACGTTTAG